The Magallana gigas chromosome 6, xbMagGiga1.1, whole genome shotgun sequence genome includes the window tctgaatccaacttctcaatctttcaaggtaaattttggaacaataatctttcctgcgagaaaaagtggaggggagggggggggggctgaaccctctaccatactatgtttctaatggttaggtataactttgcaaaacaagctaagcccccccccccccggttccgacgcctatgcaacCGGTGCAtgtttcgcttgaaaccgcgtcatttttaacttgttttgacgcaagaaataattagctacgtccaaccgaaagtctaATGTCTTGTTAAGGTCAGACAACACGTTCCTCacgaatcttttttgtatctcctcgtaataaagagttccaataaaaaatattaattttataattacttttaaaatgataaaaatttgtttggaTATGGTTATatgtctagatggtcgagtggttagaaccgtggccgcttactgccagaagcgtataggttctagaggtcgtgagttcaaagccccgccccggcgcagaaattgttatattatagtgaatttcgctgtggggttgatgtatttatttttatatcagcaattcaagtgtattttcaagaagataaTATaagaaattgcatactctagtattttgcagaattgcctggtaaggtaccctaattttttgcaagaaggcttgtcaaagtagtagtaaaccattaacacattcctggaaaaagttatctaaaattgaggaacatgtcgtctgaccttaaaatggctctaaattattcattttaagcataaataaacagtttttaatgtttaacacattcatttaattttctggaattttcccttcaacattcaaaatgaaaaaaaatctttgtttactaCAGCAtcgaatgatttatttttgaagtcgtcgtgtcaataactgccgtcaattgaaaaacataatttaatggaaaaacagtagaatgtaaatatatagcaaatagTTGTTAGCCCTGTAACTCGCTtacaactcaacaaatgacactcaaattttggttgtctattaaaaatgctttactataaagcattgtaaacattaaaatcggaaaaataatgtttgacaGATATCTTtggtttacaaacaaattttgacaaatattcAATCCTTTTTCGAAAATTTGATAATAGAGATATTCATAGGTTGGAAAATTTAATCATTCTTTTCACAAAACAATGTATTCTGCaaactaaaatgaaaacatcaaGGCTAAATGTAGAAAACATTAAGAAATCTATAACCAGAAGACTGTTTATTGAAAAACTTTTGCTTCTGAAAAACTGTAATTatcatttgtttgatatttattggAAAGATATATTTCAACGTTTGGAACATTCATCACTATCTTTATTCTCTCCTTAATGTCcctgtttcttcttattttttttgggtttttttgctctgtatctttgaatttttccttttccattttttttctaaaaagaaaaccatttttcacatatatatttataccacAACCTGTTCAAATTATATCGTTACTATTCTGAGAagtaatacatatatgtacatatatactttatatcaaaatattgattatatctatcaaacaaatactataaatttaatgtatatgtatacattgcaacatatatttatataaatgtttatgcTATGGTATGTGAATATGTGAaagttcaattaaaaaaaaataaaaaaaaaatagagtgAGTTCgatttatttctgaaaaatactaCATATGTTTTATCACACTACCTTATGAAAAATCGGTGGGTCGTTTCCGCACGTGGAGCAGAAACTGTCGACCCGTACCGAAACTATTCCGTCATTTTCATTGGTAAGGAAATTGAAGCTGTGcatgtttttcaaatatttgatcATCCCAGTTCCTTCTGCTTTGAACTGGTCTTTTCCTGATTTTGTCCAAAAGTCCCATGTAGCGACTCCGTACCTCAGGACCATGTGTTCATTGTTTGGGTCAAACTCAACGTTCAAATTTCCGTAGATGGGATTGACGTACAGACCTATATACTCGGTTATGGGCCTTTGTGGGTTGTTTGTGTTGGAGTACCCCGTGTACTTTGGCGCCGTCAGTCTGTCGCAGATAGATGACGCATCAAGCCATGGCGTCACTCCAAGTGCGACGTCAGACAGGAAGTTGTGCAACAAGACGCGCAGGATATAGTCGTCGTCCTCGCCGTTCATGGAAGTGAACACGCCAATATTCTGAGAGGGGAACAGTGTGATGAATGACCTGTAGCCGTACGTGCTGCCAGCGTGTAGGAAAATGTCGTTGTCTGCAATCAACACATTTAAGaatgaataaacatttttaaaaaatgaatgttttcgATTTTCTcatcttgtaaaaaaaacatcGGAAGAAGTTAatctattttcattttacatactTCTATAAAGTCCTCGCTTCCAGCCAAGCCCATAGCCATTTTCAGTGGTTGGGACCTCCTCATTTCCAAAGTGTGTGTTTACCGTGGTAGAGGACAGTTTTCTGTGTTGTTGGTGTAAGGCGTTGAAATTCGCTAAGGTCATGAACTCGTTACCATTCTTGTCCGTGTTACTGAGGTGAAAGTTCATGTATTTAACCATATCCACTGCGTTCGACATGATGGCCCCTGAACCTGCCCAGATCCCCCATTTCCtattaatcaaaaaaaaattcttaaggttttttcctttttttatgcaaaacaactATCTGCACATGTGCAAAGTGTGCAAGCATTTACGGAATTTTAACTTATCTCGCCCCGGTCACAATGTAAAAGTCATTATCTCTCTCTGCGAAAATGTACAAAAAgctcaagtacatgtactattccaaaattttcaaatttctttcgAAAAATAAACGTAGTTCAACTATACGTATACATGAACTAAATTAACGATGAAACGTTTatgtctatattttttttttgtagttatATAATTCTTATGAATTCTTATGAAACGAATACACTGTTTATCAACGACAACTGGCAGACCTTAGGGCATAGATAATACCAAGTTGTGTAAACACGGCAAATTTTAACTCTGAAAAGAAGCATGAAAGTAACAGCATGTAAATATGACGTCAGGGGGGAGTAGTTAAAGCATAAAACGTCGGCCAGGAATGTTAATTTTGTTATCGGTATTTTCTCTGCTTTTCGCAATACacataaaattgaatttctatACACGTGGGTTCGTTAATCATCATAATAATTCTGAAATTACATGAACttgatgtaaatgtaaatttagGTTAGGAGAATACCAGCATGCATTTCAGACATtgtgaacaaatttaaaataatcaagttgAAGCGATACAGTAACTTTCATACATAATATAACTTTAGTTTGAACGATCGTGGAAAAAAGACAGTACAGATTGATGCTGAAAACAAGTAATGAAAGgaaatgtttgtataaacatACAGGACTAAAATCTATCTTTTTAAAACCCAAACAAATACAGTAATTGCCAAATTCAAGATTATGTAGATTTAACTTTAAATCTGAAATTATTTCGCGACCTACTTGCTGAGTTCCAGCGGAACCGGTACCACCGCCTTTGGTTTGGATTTCGGTCCTTTATCATAACCCTGTGCAGCGCCCGAGAGATCCGCCAGAGTGGTTATAAACGTGGATGACGTCATGCCAAGACGGTCGAAAATTTCCGACGTCACTAAATTTTCCCACGGCTCGTTGCCCAGTCTCTCGGAGAGGTAGGAAGCAAATCCGTACATCATGTTGGAGTACAAGAAGGACTTCCCGAACGTCTTCACCGGCGTCATAGCGGCAAAACGTCTACACAATAGAAAGATGTTTTATTGCtctttaaggtcaagatctagtaaatgaaaggtgcctacaagtttatgaaattcaggatataaattcttttaatgatctttgtttcatagggtgtaccggggcctaaagttttgataaacacaaggaaaaattatgttttaaacaaccattttctatgaattataaaggataaaagtaacaaatctcggagttttgtccatttttgactaatgaaataaatctagaatgcctacagtctttCCAAAAACGGCACAAAACAAGTttttgacctcctctttaaaatgatggcaAATTGAATGTGggtaccggtgttatatagtgccgtttccccctagccatctttccccccggaaaaatggctatatagcagttcttccccccggaaaaatggctatgtagcagtttttcccccacggaaagctgactatatagtgggctttccccctttttatagccagattacccccacggaaaacctactatatagtggatttccccccatttttactttccggccatgtttattgcggaccattcgtgacaataatttgcaataactgatatgatattaatttctcacataaaaggataattatggcatttattaatacatacaataaattacatggtttttcaaccccaaatatgaactaaggcatgcgccttcataacatgcatgtgtcatcatcgtttatttcacctgttctcacccctttttggaacaccttttCACGGATTTCAGAATACCTcgaatttttttcatctaatcgatgcttatctacagttttgacttcgacgttatgaacacgtGAGAACACTTTTTAGTGAAAATACGCCGGTTTGCaattggaaatttaattttccaatgtattaccatcaatgtataagtttctcccagggaactaactgaccaatcttgacttaatgttgtagaggaagggaataaaaagtggaaatgtatcACTCCCTTCGTTCAAAAGGCtaccaattttaaatttaataccgttagaattgacgatcttaaaaacaattatatatttcttcttctaaatatcaaacgggagacaggatgaaatgatatgatgagaaactgaaatgttttagttttactttgattgatggggttctaaatcatggttaaggggtattttaattatgtattaacagcatttgtaaagttagtgtttaccatttcgttttaaagatacgtatattcatatttttaagcacatttctacgaaacgagagatattatgatgtaaacattttaaaatacattgaaatgtcttcacaaccagaacaatgtcggtatctttgctggttactttggaaaatgtgaaatggagcatgaactaactttatgtttatattgtgactcactatttgctaatttttccacttttaagtttgcagcgtgatttataaatacagcaaaactcttttagtacgaacacggatatagcgaattctcggatatagcgaagttttttcgagtccccggtaaaatgcttaacaaatctttgcaaaattttatagttataacgaattcggatataacgaatttacggatatagcgaactgattttgagtcccgttaAGGTGAATActaacgaaatttaacacctttataacgaatttctttactgtttaaaaacatttgcactaccatttaacataatagtttgaatgaattattttacatatttattttatatatttttttcaattctcaATCCgtttattaaaggtatcaaagtagtgtttttttaatttaagcatCAGTTAGCAAAAGATacagtctggtgaaagaaaacatgtatatagcgAATTCGCTATAAATattataacgaattcgttatacggatataacgaattacggatataacgaagtaattcaattggtccctgggacttcgctataaccgagttttactgtatacaattttgaaaacgatgctatataaatcaagatatatgattcaattacctaaaaaatgtatactatttgtttcatatttttgcaataaagatttacttgtgtaccatattatttcttcgaacaattaaacaagggtaattaaaaaacaaaaaaacaaaaataatcaatacatatattgtgatgagctgacttttttttttaaatataagctttttcttctaatcaactaacaagtaaaaaagtcgtatatatgcgcttaggtttgttatttatttttgattttcggtttctccttttatgaataaaagttcattgatttatttatctaattatttattatatcattagtcatcttatgaattgattaaatgttttgaagaataatgaattttacccgcgtacctttttaaaaaattttgttcgtaaatttaaaaaaagcagaagaattaaacgtaattttcaatcattttgataaagaaatatatgagtgattgtgtatttttaaatgatgtttttacttttaaatgaccgtaaaaatatgttcatgtggtcatctatagtttttgagatatggggctctaaaacatacatattcgttataattggatttcataCATCGGGCTCGAAACcaacaaaggctcctaccctgcatgggggcttaaattttcggtgtcatctactagtggtataccactatcactttgaaaatatggttaattggtcatctctagaatttgagattcgggtccacacttatagaacactattcaatcatatggggttttaaacatcgggccctgaaacatcaagggcccctaccctgagggctgaaattttcatctttaagtagtaaaccactgccactataaaaatatggtgatatggtcatctctagtttatgagacattggaccctaaagaatatgcactataattttCGGAACAtgggaaacaaaatttctctaaaacagaggtttagcctggatgaaattttcacaagtagacaaacagtctgataaatttatcaagaaattcttaaaacattctcgtttaatacaatttcagaacacagaattatgtatataagtgtataacttgtaaatcttttttcgatgaattacctaaattaagttctagTTGTAATTCcgttacacacatgttcaactttcagcattgtctataaaaataataaatcggcaaaacgaaacttaacctgtacagatgaatgccGATATCGagtatgcaacctgggagtgtagaaacattgattttaatccttactggatttccataaataatttttataaaatctgaaccaaaaaacgtgcgggagaaaccctactatgggggaaaaactactatatagtagcttttccccccgggggaAAGGCtaatatagtaggttttccggggggaaaagctactatggggggaaaactgctatacaaTACCGGaattacttttcccgtgattaattatagaatgtcaaaatattgttttgctttctacaaaattcctttaaagccgtaaaatacgggaaaagattcatcaaatcaattataacggcataatggttctagcaccaaataTACActctgaaattattttttgaaaaagtaaattaatgtAGATTGTCTAAACAAGAAATGGAAAAAGCTTTCTTTAACTGTTTGCATAGATGTTGCAGCTCTTTGAGTTATCGTAAAATTAGCAAA containing:
- the LOC117689087 gene encoding uncharacterized protein; its protein translation is MDGRCISLVFLVLACYYPGSYCITPAEYADAVDQTLQQVMDCAPWIPGLTVSVVKDFQTLFARGYGETVVNSNTPVTEQTLFQIGSISKSFAATLLVKQMEDENLALTTKVKDMMDPGFVFVDQERTDSATVVDILAHRMGVPDHTNLRLDQNLTRANLQQRFAAMTPVKTFGKSFLYSNMMYGFASYLSERLGNEPWENLVTSEIFDRLGMTSSTFITTLADLSGAAQGYDKGPKSKPKAVVPVPLELSKKWGIWAGSGAIMSNAVDMVKYMNFHLSNTDKNGNEFMTLANFNALHQQHRKLSSTTVNTHFGNEEVPTTENGYGLGWKRGLYRNNDIFLHAGSTYGYRSFITLFPSQNIGVFTSMNGEDDDYILRVLLHNFLSDVALGVTPWLDASSICDRLTAPKYTGYSNTNNPQRPITEYIGLYVNPIYGNLNVEFDPNNEHMVLRYGVATWDFWTKSGKDQFKAEGTGMIKYLKNMHSFNFLTNENDGIVSVRVDSFCSTCGNDPPIFHKKKNGKGKIQRYRAKKPKKNKKKQGH